One Pygocentrus nattereri isolate fPygNat1 chromosome 12, fPygNat1.pri, whole genome shotgun sequence DNA window includes the following coding sequences:
- the LOC108413070 gene encoding macrophage mannose receptor 1-like, whose translation MSVTNGNSCKDKLPKTVCGVSAYVPHQYHFVNESKTWTEAQSYCRQNYADLVSINNMEEMKKLNATLKDTPRSLVWIGLEKGNTRKWQWSLAEGNVPSERDAYRNWSLGEPNNSGGKEFCVAMKKTVGTWLDDDCNTLRKFMCYDEKKTNTERYRLIYTEMTWRGAQSYCRNHYTDLASVRNQTENQQIKTAAQAPQDYYLWIGLFNDSWKWSDQSTSSFRYWAPKQPNNYDGKENCTAVSVTTPGTVGGWYDVNCEVKIPFICLENKLILIKQNLTWSEALRYCRVKHVDLVSVHSEEIQLWVKEVAQNASTEHVWLGLRHTCTLSFWFWVSGESICYQNWAPGNGTGEEDCSPVERTGAVQARGGQRWVSLPETQKLNFICLTYEGEATQCFGKHQWDSAVDITAGLPATKDIVEGLSASTYASAAQPAPENTGATQSEAASSAATLDQLASEFSGQPI comes from the exons CTGTCTGTGGTGTTTCTGCATACGTTCCTCACCAGTATCACTTTGTGAATGAGAGTAAAACCtggactgaagctcagagctaCTGCAGACAGAACTACGCTGATCTGGTCTCCATCAACAACATGGAGGAGATGAAGAAGCTGAATGCTACTCTGAAAGACACACCTAGAAGTCTCGTTTGGATCGGTCTAGAAAAAGGGAACACTCGGAAATGGCAGTGGTCTCTAGCAGAAGGAAATGTCCCCAGTGAGAGAGACGCTTACCGAAACTGGAGCCTAGGAGAACCAAACAATAGTGGAGGGAAGGAGTTCTGTGTCGCAATGAAGAAAACTGTTGGAACCTGGCTTGATGATGACTGTAATACACTGCGCAAATTTATGTGTTATGATG AAAAGAAGACAAACACTGAAAGATACAGATTGATTTATACTGAGATGACCTGGCGTGGTGCTCAGAGCTACTGCAGAAATCATTACACAGATCTGGCCAGTGTGAGGAACCAGACTGAGAACCAGCAGATCAAGACAGCAGCACAAGCACCTCAGGATTATTATTTATGGATTGGCCTATTCAATGACTCCTGGAAGTGGTCAGATCAGAGCACCTCCTCATTCAGATACTGGGCACCTAAGCAGCCAAATAATTATGATGGAAAGGAGAACTGTACTGCTGTATCTGTGACTACGCCAGGTACAGTGGGTGGCTGGTATGATGTGAACTGTGAAGTAAAGATCCCATTCATCTGCCTTGAGA ATAAGCTGATCTTGATCAAGCAGAATCTGACCTGGAGTGAAGCTCTGAGATACTGCAGGGTGAAGCATGTGGATCTGGTCTCAGTTCACTCTGAGGAGATCCAGCTCTGGGTGAAGGAGGTGGCACAGAACGCCTCCACTGAACATGTGTGGCTGGGTCTGCGTCACACCTGCACCCTCAGCTTCTGGTTCTGGGTGAGTGGAGAGTCTATCTGCTACCAGAACTGGGCTCCAGGTAACGGGACAGGAGAAGAAGACTGCAGCCCTGTAGAGAGAACCGGAGCGGTGCAGGCTAGAGGAGGTCAGCGGTGGGTCAGCCTGCCTGAAACCCAGAAACTCAACTTCATCTGCCTCACCTATGAAG gagaggCTACTCAG TGCTTTGGAAAGCACCAGTGGGACAGTGCCGTGGACATTACAGCAGGTTTGCCTGCCACAAAGGACATCGTAGAAGGTCTGTCTGCCTCCACGTATGCCAGTGCAGCCCAGCCTGCACCTGAGAACACTGGTGCCACCCAGTCTGAAGCTGCTTCCAGTGCAGCAACCCTTGACCAGCTGGCCTCTGAGTTCTCTGGCCAGCCAATCTGA